CGGTGGCCGCCTTGGGCTCAATGGCCTGCTGTGCAAGCAACCGGCGGCGTTGCCGGTGAGCGTCATGGGCTTGAACTTCGCCAACCCGGTCGGCCTGGCCGCGGGCCTGGACAAGAACGGCGCGGCCATCGATGGCTTCGCCCAGCTGGGTTTCGGTTTCGTCGAGATCGGCACCGTGACGCCGCGCCCGCAGCCGGGCAACCCCAAGCCGCGCCTGTTCCGTATTCCCGAGGCCACCGCGATCATCAACCGCATGGGCTTCAACAACCTGGGTGTCGACAACCTGCTGACGCGGGTGCGGGCTTCGAAGTACAGCGGCGTGCTGGGTATCAACATCGGCAAGAACTTCGACACCCCGGTCGAGCGCGCCCAGGATGACTACCTGATCTGCCTGGAGAAGGTCTACAACGACGCCAGCTACATCACCGTCAACGTCAGCTCGCCCAACACTCCGGGCCTGCGCAGCCTGCAGTTCGGCGACTCGCTCAAGCAACTGCTCGATGCCCTGGCCGAGCGTCGCGAGCAACTGGCGGTGAGCAACGGCAAGCGCGTGCCCCTGGCGATCAAGATCGCCCCGGACATGAGCGACGAGGAAACCGCCCTGGTGGCGGCGGCGCTGATGGAATCGGGAATGGACGCGGTGATCGCCACCAACACCACCCTTGGCCGCGAAGGTGTCGAGGGTTTGCCCTTCGGTGGCGAGGCGGGTGGCCTGTCGGGGGCGCCGGTGCTGGAGAAGAGCACCCACACGGTGAAGGTGCTGGCGGGCGAACTGGGTGGCAAGTTGCCGATCATTGCGGCCGGTGGTATCACCGAGGGCCGTCATGCGGCTGAGAAGATCGCTGCAGGGGCGAGCCTGGTGCAGATTTACTCGGGCTTCATCTACAAAGGCCCAGCGCTGATTCGCGAGGCCGTGGACGCGATTGCCGCGATGCCGAGGTGAGCCCATCGCGGATGAATCCGCTCCTACAGGGGGCGTCGTTCCCGGTAGGCGCGGATTCATCCGCGAAGCAGTCGACACCGATTCAAGGCCATAAAAAAGGGCCCCTCAAAAGGGGCCCCTGGGCCGCAGCCCGCCGCCCGGATAGGGCGCGCATGGTAACTCGAATTCAGTGTCCTCGTTCAGCCAACGGCGTGATTTTCGTTGAGTCTATGAATGCCAGCGGTACCGGTCATGCCGTCCCAATTGTCGCCGCGACCTTCGCGCCAGCCGTTGATCCAGGCCTGGCGAACGGATGGCAGGTTGAAGGGGCAAAGCTCGCGGGATTTGCCGGTGACCCCATACTGGTAGCCACGTGAATATGCTCTTTCCAACGGATCACGCTTAAGTCTTCTCATAGGGTGTTGCCCTCACTTGTTGACTGTAATGTCCCGTCGGCCTCTCCGAGGCCGGGCAGAATCGTTCTGCCGGTGTGCGCCCGCTGCCGGCGTGGCGGGCTGAAAGTGCCGTCCCGTTGCGAGACGACCTAAGGCCAGTTCTAACGAATGCAGGTCACAGTGTGAATGATCGATTTGTCATAAGGACGTAACCTTTTCGAGGGTGAGGGGATAAGTAAATAAATGCGACTGAACCTTGTTTGCCGTTGAGCCCGCTATGATCAGGGTTTAACCAACATTGACGTCAATTGGCCAGCGTTGCTGGATGATGATCGTCATACTTGCTGATGCGACGAAGGGTCGCCCCTTGCGCCCAGCGTCCTGGAATTTTTAATACTGCCTGACGATCAAAGTTGCTTTCGCCAATGGCGTGGCGGCGATGCGTCGGGCGGCCCGGTCTTGCGGTTGGTCCGCAAGGCCACCCGGGCGCCTGCTGGAAGGCGTGCGGGCAAACAGCGGCAGGTCGCGCGTCGGCCTGTCATCTACCTAGCCAAAGGCTCTGGAACTCTCATGTCGGACCGTTTCGAACTCTACCTCACTTGCCCCAAAGGTCTCGAAGGCCTGCTCGCCGAAGAGGCGAACCACCTGGGCCTGACCGAAGTGCGTGAACACACTTCGGCCATCCGCGGCTCGGCCGACATGGAAACCGCCTATCGCCTGTGCCTCTGGTCGCGCCTGGCCAACCGGGTGCTGTTGGTGCTCAAGCGCTTCTCGATGAAGAACGCCGACGACCTGTACGATGGCGTGCATGCCGTCGACTGGGCCGAACACCTGGAAGCCGATGGCACCCTGGCGGTGGAATTCAGCGGCCATGGCTCGGGCATCGACAACACCCACTTCGGCGCCCTGAAAGTGAAGGACGCCATCGTCGACAAGCTGCGCAACCGCGAGGGTCTGCGCCCTTCGGTGGACAAGCTCGACCCCGACCTGCGCGTGCACCTGCGCCTGGACCGTGGCGAGGCGATCCTGTCCCTCGACCTGTCCGGCCACAGCCTGCACCAGCGCGGCTATCGCTTGCAGCAAGGCGCCGCGCCGTTGAAGGAAAACCTGGCGGCGGCGGTGTTGATCCGTGCCGGCTGGCCACGTATCGCCGCCGAAGGCGGCGCCCTGGCCGACCCGATGTGCGGCGTGGGCACCTTCCTGGTCGAGGCGGCGATGATCGCCGCCGACATCGCGCCCAACCTCAAGCGCGAGCGCTGGGGCTTCAGCGCCTGGCTCGGTCATGTGCCGGCGCTGTGGCGCAAGCTGCACGACGAGGCCCAGGCCCGTGCCCAGGCGGGCCTTGCCAAGCCACCGCTGTGGATTCGCGGCTACGAGGCCGACCCACGCCTGATCCAGCCGGGGCGCAACAACGTCGAGCGCGCAGGCCTGGGTGACTGGGTGAAGATCTACCAGGGCGAGGTGGCCAGTTTCGAGCCGCGCCCAGACCAGAACCAGAAGGGCCTGGTGATCAGCAACCCGCCCTACGGCGAGCGTCTGGGCGATGAAGCCAGCCTGCTGTACCTCTACCAGAACCTGGGCGAGCGTCTGCGCCAGGCTTGCATGGGCTGGGAGGCTGCGGTGTTCACCGGCGCGCCCGAGCTGGGCAAGCGCATGGGCATTCGTAGCCACAAGCAGTACGCATTCTGGAACGGCGCGTTGCCGTGCAAGCTGCTGTTGTTCAAGGTGCAGCCCGACCAGTTCGTCACGGGTGAACGCCGCCAGGCCGCAGTCGAAGAGGGCGAGCCCCGTCGCCAGGCCCCGGTGGCCAGCGAACCGGCGCGTCTGTCCGAGGGGGCGCAGATGTTCGCCAATCGCCTGCAGAAGAACTTCAAGCAACTGGGCAAGTGGGCCCGCCGCGAGCAGGTCGATTGCTATCGCGTCTACGATGCCGACATGCCCGAGTACGCCCTGGCAGTGGATCTGTACCAGGACTGGGTGCACGTCCAGGAATACGCCGCGCCCCGTTCGGTCGATCCGGACAAGGCCCAGGTACGTCTGCTCGATGCCCTGGCGGCAATCCCCCAGGCGCTGGGCATCGACCCGCAGCGCGTGGTGCTCAAGCGCCGCGAACGCCAGAGCGGCACTCGCCAGTACGAGCGCCAGGCCACCGAAGGCCGCTTCCAGGAAGTGACTGAGGGCGGCGTCAAGCTGCTGGTCAACCTCACCGACTACCTGGACACCGGCCTGTTCCTCGATCATCGCCCGATGCGCATGCGCATCCAGCGCGAGGCTGCCGGCAAGCGTTTCCTCAACCTGTTCTGCTATACCGCCACGGCCACCGTGCACGCGGCCAAGGGCGGTGCGCGCAGCACCACCAGCGTCGACCTGTCCAAGACCTACCTGGACTGGGCCCGTCGCAACCTGTCGCTCAATGGTTTCTCCGAGCGCAACCGTCTGGAGCAAAGTGACGTGATGGCCTGGCTGCAGAACAGCCAGGAAAGCTTCGACCTGATCTTCATCGACCCGCCGACCTTCTCCAACTCCAAGCGCATGGAAGGCGTGTTCGATGTGCAGCGCGATCATGTGGAACTGCTCGACTTGGCCATGGCGCGCCTGGCCCCCGGCGGGGTGCTGTATTTCTCCAACAACTTCCGCAAGTTCCAGCTCGACGAGCACCTGGGCGCGCGGTATGCCGTGGAGGAAATCAGTGCCCAGACCCTGGACCCGGATTTCGCCCGTAACAACCGCATCCACCGGGCCTGGCAACTGCGCCTGCGCTGAGTCGCGGGACTGCTGGCATGGCTTCTTGCTATTAGCTATAAAGTAGTAGGGGCGAAACCATTCGCAGGACGCTGACGTTGACGAGAGTTATCCATGTCGAACCCAGGCGTACCTGCGAAGCTGCCCGGCCGGCTCGGCGACGAGCTGTCCGCCTGGGGCGTGGCCCTGGCGGCGCTGGTCGTCGGGTGCCTGCTCACGGCTGCGCTGGCCACCGCCACCCATGCCTTCTACAAGCAGCAGTTGCGCCAGCGCTTCGAGCTGCTGGCCAGCGAACGCCATAGCCGCATCGCCGAACGTTTCGAGGAGCAGGAGCGGCGCCTGGACGGGTTGCGCCGTTTCGTCGGCTACTCCCGCGAAATCACCCCCCGCGAATTTGACGGCTATGCCCGGCCGCTGCTGCACCGCACCCAGGCCTATTCCTGGGCGCCCCGGGTGGCGGCCGACCAGCGTGAGGCGTTCGAGCAGCATGCGGGCGCCTTGCTGGCGCAGTCTTATCGCATCCGTGACCGGGATGCCCAGGGGGGCTGGCAGGACGCGCCGCCGCGCGCGTTCTACTACCCCGTGCTGTATACCCAGGCCGCGAGCCAGCAGGATCAGCCCTATGGCTTCGACCTGCGCGGCCAACCCCAGCGCGAGGCCACCCTGGCCCGCGCTTCCCGCCCGGGGAGCATGGCGGTGTCCGAGCCGCTGGACATGCTGAACGTGGAGCCTGCCTACACCCGTGGCCTGTTGATGGTCGCGCCAGTGTTCAGCGATGCGACGCCGCTGGATGGCCCGCCCGGCGGCTATGTCATGGCCTTGCTGAGCCTGCACCAGTTGATCGCCGAAAGCCTGCCGACGGCCGTCGATGACAGCCTGGTGGTACGCATCCTCGACCTGTCGACCGAAGACAGTCATGAAGTGCTGTTCGACTCGGGCAACAGGCCCGCGCAGATCGGGCTGGCCAGCAGCTTCCTGCTGCGCCTGGCCGATCATCAGTACCAGCTCGATATCCGGCCGAGCCTGGGCTTTCTGGTTGCCAACCGTTCCTCTGCCGTCCTGGTGGTCAGCCTGTTGGGTGGCTTGCTCAGCGTGTTGCTGGCGACGTTGCTGTTCAGCCTGTTCAGCCAGCGTCAACGTGCCCTGGGGCTGGTCGCCCGGCGCACCGCCGAGTTGCGGGTCAGCGAACAGTCGCTCAGGGAAACCCACAACCAGCTGCGCAGTGTGCTGGATGCCGCGACCCAGGTCGCGATCATCGCCACCAGCCTGCGCGGGGTGATCGGCACCTTCAATGCCGGTGCCGAGCGCATGTTGGGTTATTCGGCCGATGAGGCGCTGGGGCATCTCACCCTCGAGGATCTGGTCCAGCCCGAGGAGCTGCATCGCCGCGCCCACGCCTTGAGCGTGCGCTATGGTCGCGAGGTCGGTGCAGGCCAGGCGATGTTCGCCGAAACCGTGCAGGAAGCGGGGGGCGAGCCGGTGGAATGGACGCTGGTGCGCAAGGACGGCAGCCATTTGCTGGCCAACATGCTGGTGACTGCCGTGCTTGATGAGCAGGGACTTTGGGTCGGTTACCTGGCGATCTGCATCGATGTCACCGAGCGGCGGCGGGTCCATGAGGCATTGGCGGCCCGCGACCGGCTGCTGGAAAAGCTCAGTGCCGAGGTGCCGGGAGGGATCTATCAATATCGCCTGGATGCTGACGGCCACTCGTGTTTCCCCTACGCCAGCGCGGGGTTGCAGGACATCTACGAGGTTGACCTGGCCGAGTTGCGCCGGGACGCCAGCGTCGTGTTCGAGCGCATCCACCCCGACGACCTGGAGCAGGTGCGGCGCTCGGTACTGTATTCGGCCGAGCACCTGACACCCTGGCGCGAAGAGTACCGGGTGTGCCTGCCGCGGGCGGGGTTGCGCTGGGTCCGGGGGGAAGCGACGCCGGAGATCGGTGACCATGGTTGTACGTTGTGGCATGGCTACCTGACGGATATTTCCGACCTCAAGCGGGTGGAAGAAGAGCTGCGCGCGTTGTCGATCACCGATTCCCTTACGGGGATCCATAACCGGCGCTATTTCCAGGAGCGCCTGCGCATCGAGCTGGACCGTGCCCAGCGGGATGGGCAGGGGCTGGCGGTGATCATGCTCGACATCGACCACTTCAAGCGGATCAACGATCAGTTCGGCCATGCGGTGGGGGATCGGGTGTTGCGCAGCCTGTGCCAGCGGATCGGCCAGCGGTTGCGGCGTACCGATGTGTTCTGCCGGCTGGGTGGCGAGGAGTTCATGGTGCTATGCCCGGGGAACAACGCCGAACAGGCGCGCTTGCTGGCGCTGGAGTTGTGGCAGGGGGTGCGAAGCGTGCCGATAGAGGGGGTGGGGCGGGTGACGGCGAGTTTTGGCGTGGCCGGCTGGCGGGCGGGGGAGGGAGCGGATGCGTTGTTGTTGCGGGCGGATGCTGGGGTGTATGCCGCGAAGCAGGGGGGCAGGGACCGGGTGGAGGCAGAGTTGGGGTGAGATAGGTTCCGGCGGCCGGGCGCCGCCCGTGCGGCGTATCGCGGATGAATCCGCTCCTACAGGCCGGCGCCTGACGGTGTAGGAGCGGATTCATCCGCGATGCGCCGCGCAGGCGGCGCTCGATCTCACAGGCGCTGCTGCAGCCCAGGCCTCATCTCAAAGAAACACGAACTTGGCAATGAAGATCACGCACAGCACCCACAGGCTCGCGGAAATCTCCTTGAACTTGCCGGTCCCCGCCTTCAGCGCCACATAGCTGATGAACCCCAGGGCAATCCCGTCCGCCACGGAGAACGTCAGCGGCATCATGATCACCGTGACGATCGCCGGAATGCTGTCGGTGGCCTCGTCCCAGTTGATATGCGCCATGCTGCCCATCATCAGCATCGCCACGTAGATCAGCGCGCCGGCCGTCGCATAAGCCGGGATCATCCCCGCCAGTGGTGCGAAGAACATCGCGGCGACGAACAGCAGGCCGACCACCACGGCAGTGAGCCCGGTGCGGCCACCCGCTGCCACGCCTGCGGCACTCTCCACATAGCTGGTCACCGGGGGCACGCCTACCGCCGCGCCAAACACGCTGGAGGCACTGTCGGCCTTCAATGCCCGCGACAGGTTCTCGATACGCCCGTCAGGCGCCACCAGCCCGGCCCGCTGGGCCACGCCCATCAGCGTGCCGGCGGTATCGAACATGTGCACGAACAGGAACGCCAGCACCACGCTGATCATGCTGACGTTGAACACCCCCGCGACGTCCATGGCCATCCAGGTCGGCGCCAGGCTCGGCGGCAGCGAGAACACCCCGCCATACTGCACCAGGCCCAGGCCCCAGCCGGCCAGGGTGACACTGATGATGCTGATGAGGATGGCGCCGAACACCCGGTGGTAGCTGAGCACGGCGATCATCAGGAAGCAGATCGCCGCCAGCAGCGGGCCAGGCTCATGCAACGAACCAAGCTTGATCAAGGTGGCCGGGCTGTCGACCACGATGCCGGCGGTCTTCAGGCCGATCAGCCCGAGGAACAGGCCCACGCCGGCGCCCATCGCGTGGCGCAGGCTCACCGGAATGCTGTTGAGCAGCCATTCGCGCACCCGTGACAAGGTCAGGAACATGAACAGCACGCCCGAGATGAACACCGCGCCCAGCGCGGCCTGCCAGGTGTAGCCCATGGTGCCGACCACGGTGTAGGTGAAGAACGCATTGAGCCCCATGCCCGGCGCCAGGCCGACCGGCCAGTTGGCGTACAGGCCCATCAGCAGGCAGCCCAGCGCGGCGGCGATGCAGGTGGCGACGAAGGCCGCCCCGTGGTCGATACCGGCGTCGGCCATGATGTTGGGGTTGACGAAGATGATGTAGGCCATGGTGATGAAGGTGGTCACCCCGGCGATCAGTTCGGTCCTGACGGTGGTGCCATGTCGCTTGAGTTTGAAAATCCGCTCCAGCCAGCTCGTTTCGAGCGGTGGGGCGAGATCCAGCGCAGGGGCTTCGGATTTGCGGCTTTCCACAGCGAGTACTCCTCAAGTCTTTCTTGTTGTTCGAAGCCTGGTCCTGAGCCAACGCACTTGGGGGCTTCGCGAGGGAGGGTGTGGCAGACGTCCGACCATTTTGTTGACTTCTGGGTCAGGAAGTTGCTCGCAGGATTATGCTTTTGTGTACAAAGAATGCAAATAATGTTTTATCTTTTGTGCGCGCAAACGCTCGTACAACAGCTATATAGGGAGTAGGCCACCTGCAGAAACGGGTCAGCCTGTGTACAATGGCGCCATACCTTGGTCCTTCATCTTTTTCCCGGACTCGCCCCACCCGCTGACAGGTACTACAGTCACGGTCCGACAGGCAGATCCTTCGTGCTCGAGAGCCCATGAACGAACAGCTGCAACCTCTGAAAAAACCTGCGCGCACCGGCAAGGCCGGCCGCAGTGGTACCCAGGACGACATCGTCTATGCGCACATCTTCGAGGCGATCCTCGAGCAACGCCTCGCGCCGGGCACCAAGTTGAGCGAGGAAGCGCTGGGCGAGATCTTCGGCGTCAGCCGCACCATCATCCGTCGCGCCTTGTCGCGCCTGGCCCACGAGAGCGTGGTGCTGCTGCGGCCCAATCGCGGCGCGGTGGTGGCCAGCCCGACGGTCGAGGAGGCGCGCCAGGTGTTCTTCTCCCGGCGCATGGTCGAGCGCGCCATCACCGAGCTGGCGGTGCAGCACGCTACCGTCGAGCAACTCAACGAACTGCGCCAGATGGTCCGCGAGGAGCGTGACAGCTTTTCCCGTGGCGACCGTGGCGCGGGCATCCGCCTCTCCGGGGAGTTTCACCTCAAGTTGGCCGAGGCGGCCGGCAACGCGCCGCTGGTGAGCTTCCAGCGCAGCCTGGTGTCGCAGACTTCGCTGATCATCGCCCAGTACGAAAGCGGCAACCGCTCGCACTGCTCCTACGATGAGCACATGCAACTGATCGACGCCATCGAGGCGCGTGACGCGCAGCAGGCGGTGAGCCTGATGATGCATCACATGGACCACATCGACAGCAAGCTCAACCTCGACGAGGAAAGCGCCTCGGACGACCTCCACGCGGTGTTCTCGCACCTGCTGCAGAAAAAGCCCAAGGTCTCGGCCAAGGGTTGATCGTTTGCCTCGATAGGCAAGCCATTGGGGCCGCTTCGCAGCCCGTCGCCGGCAAGCCGGCTCCTGCAGGGGGCGGCATGCTGGCGATGGGGCGCGCAGCGGCCCTTGTCATGACTGGCCTTCGGCCAGATACCTGATAAATTTACTAGTTGCAGACCCCTGAAAAATGTAGTTGGGCTTGCGCAGCTGTTGCGTTCAACTACGTGAGGAAGGGTTCATGACTACGTCCCTCGGTGTGCGCATGGGTGCCGAACTGGTCGGCACTTTCTGGCTGGTGCTGGGTGGTTGCGGCAGCGCGGTGCTGGCCGCCAGCTCACCTGTCGGCATCGGTGTCCTCGGTGTCGCCTTCGCGTTCGGCCTGACTGTCCTGACCATGGCTTTCGCCATCGGCCATATCTCCGGTTGCCACCTCAACCCCGCCGTGTCGTTCGGGCTGGTGGTGGGCGGGCGTTTTCCCGCCAAGGAGCTGCTGCCCTACGTGATCGCCCAGGTGATCGGGGCGATCATCGCGGCGGCGGTGATCTACTTCATCGCCAGCGGCAAGGCAGGCTTCGAACTGTCCAGCGGGCTGGCGTCCAATGGCTACGCCGAGCACTCGCCAGGCGGATATACGCTGGCGGCCGGTTTCGTCAGTGAAGTGGTGATGACGGCGATGTTCCTGGTGGTGATCATGGGGGCTACCGATGCCCGTGCGCCGGCTGGTTTCGCGCCGATCGCCATCGGCCTGGCCCTGACCCTGATCCACCTGATCTCGATCCCGGTGACCAACACCTCGGTGAACCCCGCGCGCAGCACGGGGCCGGCGTTGTTCGTCGGTGGTTGGGCCCTGCAACAGCTGTGGCTGTTCTGGGTGGCGCCGCTGATCGGGGCGGCGATCGGCGGCGCACTGTACCGGGGGCTGGCCAAGCAGCCTTAGCGCTGGTGCACACGACGCCCGGCGGCGTAG
This genomic stretch from Pseudomonas entomophila harbors:
- the rmf gene encoding ribosome modulation factor; this translates as MRRLKRDPLERAYSRGYQYGVTGKSRELCPFNLPSVRQAWINGWREGRGDNWDGMTGTAGIHRLNENHAVG
- a CDS encoding GntR family transcriptional regulator, with the protein product MNEQLQPLKKPARTGKAGRSGTQDDIVYAHIFEAILEQRLAPGTKLSEEALGEIFGVSRTIIRRALSRLAHESVVLLRPNRGAVVASPTVEEARQVFFSRRMVERAITELAVQHATVEQLNELRQMVREERDSFSRGDRGAGIRLSGEFHLKLAEAAGNAPLVSFQRSLVSQTSLIIAQYESGNRSHCSYDEHMQLIDAIEARDAQQAVSLMMHHMDHIDSKLNLDEESASDDLHAVFSHLLQKKPKVSAKG
- a CDS encoding NCS2 family permease, with translation MESRKSEAPALDLAPPLETSWLERIFKLKRHGTTVRTELIAGVTTFITMAYIIFVNPNIMADAGIDHGAAFVATCIAAALGCLLMGLYANWPVGLAPGMGLNAFFTYTVVGTMGYTWQAALGAVFISGVLFMFLTLSRVREWLLNSIPVSLRHAMGAGVGLFLGLIGLKTAGIVVDSPATLIKLGSLHEPGPLLAAICFLMIAVLSYHRVFGAILISIISVTLAGWGLGLVQYGGVFSLPPSLAPTWMAMDVAGVFNVSMISVVLAFLFVHMFDTAGTLMGVAQRAGLVAPDGRIENLSRALKADSASSVFGAAVGVPPVTSYVESAAGVAAGGRTGLTAVVVGLLFVAAMFFAPLAGMIPAYATAGALIYVAMLMMGSMAHINWDEATDSIPAIVTVIMMPLTFSVADGIALGFISYVALKAGTGKFKEISASLWVLCVIFIAKFVFL
- a CDS encoding sensor domain-containing diguanylate cyclase, whose product is MSNPGVPAKLPGRLGDELSAWGVALAALVVGCLLTAALATATHAFYKQQLRQRFELLASERHSRIAERFEEQERRLDGLRRFVGYSREITPREFDGYARPLLHRTQAYSWAPRVAADQREAFEQHAGALLAQSYRIRDRDAQGGWQDAPPRAFYYPVLYTQAASQQDQPYGFDLRGQPQREATLARASRPGSMAVSEPLDMLNVEPAYTRGLLMVAPVFSDATPLDGPPGGYVMALLSLHQLIAESLPTAVDDSLVVRILDLSTEDSHEVLFDSGNRPAQIGLASSFLLRLADHQYQLDIRPSLGFLVANRSSAVLVVSLLGGLLSVLLATLLFSLFSQRQRALGLVARRTAELRVSEQSLRETHNQLRSVLDAATQVAIIATSLRGVIGTFNAGAERMLGYSADEALGHLTLEDLVQPEELHRRAHALSVRYGREVGAGQAMFAETVQEAGGEPVEWTLVRKDGSHLLANMLVTAVLDEQGLWVGYLAICIDVTERRRVHEALAARDRLLEKLSAEVPGGIYQYRLDADGHSCFPYASAGLQDIYEVDLAELRRDASVVFERIHPDDLEQVRRSVLYSAEHLTPWREEYRVCLPRAGLRWVRGEATPEIGDHGCTLWHGYLTDISDLKRVEEELRALSITDSLTGIHNRRYFQERLRIELDRAQRDGQGLAVIMLDIDHFKRINDQFGHAVGDRVLRSLCQRIGQRLRRTDVFCRLGGEEFMVLCPGNNAEQARLLALELWQGVRSVPIEGVGRVTASFGVAGWRAGEGADALLLRADAGVYAAKQGGRDRVEAELG
- the rlmKL gene encoding bifunctional 23S rRNA (guanine(2069)-N(7))-methyltransferase RlmK/23S rRNA (guanine(2445)-N(2))-methyltransferase RlmL, translated to MSDRFELYLTCPKGLEGLLAEEANHLGLTEVREHTSAIRGSADMETAYRLCLWSRLANRVLLVLKRFSMKNADDLYDGVHAVDWAEHLEADGTLAVEFSGHGSGIDNTHFGALKVKDAIVDKLRNREGLRPSVDKLDPDLRVHLRLDRGEAILSLDLSGHSLHQRGYRLQQGAAPLKENLAAAVLIRAGWPRIAAEGGALADPMCGVGTFLVEAAMIAADIAPNLKRERWGFSAWLGHVPALWRKLHDEAQARAQAGLAKPPLWIRGYEADPRLIQPGRNNVERAGLGDWVKIYQGEVASFEPRPDQNQKGLVISNPPYGERLGDEASLLYLYQNLGERLRQACMGWEAAVFTGAPELGKRMGIRSHKQYAFWNGALPCKLLLFKVQPDQFVTGERRQAAVEEGEPRRQAPVASEPARLSEGAQMFANRLQKNFKQLGKWARREQVDCYRVYDADMPEYALAVDLYQDWVHVQEYAAPRSVDPDKAQVRLLDALAAIPQALGIDPQRVVLKRRERQSGTRQYERQATEGRFQEVTEGGVKLLVNLTDYLDTGLFLDHRPMRMRIQREAAGKRFLNLFCYTATATVHAAKGGARSTTSVDLSKTYLDWARRNLSLNGFSERNRLEQSDVMAWLQNSQESFDLIFIDPPTFSNSKRMEGVFDVQRDHVELLDLAMARLAPGGVLYFSNNFRKFQLDEHLGARYAVEEISAQTLDPDFARNNRIHRAWQLRLR
- the aqpZ gene encoding aquaporin Z; the encoded protein is MTTSLGVRMGAELVGTFWLVLGGCGSAVLAASSPVGIGVLGVAFAFGLTVLTMAFAIGHISGCHLNPAVSFGLVVGGRFPAKELLPYVIAQVIGAIIAAAVIYFIASGKAGFELSSGLASNGYAEHSPGGYTLAAGFVSEVVMTAMFLVVIMGATDARAPAGFAPIAIGLALTLIHLISIPVTNTSVNPARSTGPALFVGGWALQQLWLFWVAPLIGAAIGGALYRGLAKQP
- a CDS encoding quinone-dependent dihydroorotate dehydrogenase; protein product: MYTLARQLLFKLSPETSHDLSLDLIGAGGRLGLNGLLCKQPAALPVSVMGLNFANPVGLAAGLDKNGAAIDGFAQLGFGFVEIGTVTPRPQPGNPKPRLFRIPEATAIINRMGFNNLGVDNLLTRVRASKYSGVLGINIGKNFDTPVERAQDDYLICLEKVYNDASYITVNVSSPNTPGLRSLQFGDSLKQLLDALAERREQLAVSNGKRVPLAIKIAPDMSDEETALVAAALMESGMDAVIATNTTLGREGVEGLPFGGEAGGLSGAPVLEKSTHTVKVLAGELGGKLPIIAAGGITEGRHAAEKIAAGASLVQIYSGFIYKGPALIREAVDAIAAMPR